GCAAAATTTATGGAAAAATAAATTAAGAAAAACTATAAAAAAATAAGGATATGTAGTATAATAAATATTATAAAGTAAAATTATTTTTAAACTAATCTTAAAAATCTTTTTTGGTTTAGATTAGTGTAAATATTGAAACTGCTTGATAGCTATGTAAATTTGTTATTTGGCAAGGAATCAAAAAAATGAAGATGTAAAGGAATGATTTTAGATGAAATTTTTAATAATTGGGGATGTTGTTGGAAGACCTGGCAGAAATACGCTGTTTAAATATTTGGAAAAAAGACGGCAAAATTATGATTTTATTATTGTAAATGGAGAAAATTCTGCTGGCGGATTTGGAATAAATGTGAAAATTGCGAAGGAAATGTTTGAAAGAGGCGTAAATGTCATAACTTTGGGAAATCATAGCTGGGATAAGAGAGAAATTTATTCTTATATTAATGAGCAGAAAAATTTGATTAGACCTATTAATTTTACAAAGGAAGCACCTGGAAACGGATACACAATTGTAGAGAAAAATGGGGTAAAAGTGGCAGTTATAAATGCACAATGCAAAGTGTTCATGCCGCCAATTGCTTGTCCGTTTTTGGCAGTTGAGGAGGTTTTGCCTAAAATAAAGGAAGAAACAGATATTATTATACTTGATTTTCACGGAGAAGCTACTTCAGAAAAGCAGGCTATGGGATGGAATTTAACTGGAAGAGTATCGGCAGTTTATGGAACTCATACGCATACTCAAACGGCTGATGAAAGAATATTGCCTGGAGGAACAGCTTATATTTCAGATATTGGAATGACTGGAGGACATGACGGTATTTTGGGAATGAATAGGAGGGAAAGTATTCAAAGATTTAAAGATGGAATGCCGACAAGATATTCTGTATGCGAAGAAAATTTAAGAATTAATGGAATTGAACTGGAAGTAAATGAAAAGACAGGAAAAGCAGTTTCTATAAAACGTGTAAACATGGGATATGATGAAATATAAAAAATAGGGGAAAATTTAAGAATGAAGTGGATAAAAGTAAGAGTAGATTATTTTTCAGATAATTTAGAAGAAACTAAAGCAAAATTAGTAAATATGTTTAATGAAATTGGAATTAATCAAGTTGAAGTAATTGATTACTTTTCAGAAAATGAACTTGACTATAATGCAAATTTTTCTAGTAAAAATGATGTTTGGAGCATTATTGGATATGTTGTGGATAATAGATTTGCAAATACAAAGTTAAATATTATTTTTAATAATTTAAAAGAATTTACGGAAAATGAAAATGAATTTATGTATGAAATTTTTACAGCCAAATGTAACGATGAAGACTGGCAAGATGAATGGAAAAAGTATTTCCATACTGTAAATATAACTGACAATATTGTGATAAAGCCTAGCTGGGATGAATATGAGCCATCTGATAACGAAATTGTAGTTGAAATTGACCCTGGACTTGCCTTTGGGACTGGAACACATGAAACAACTTCGCTTTGTGTGGAATTTTTGGAAAAATATGCCCAAAATAAGAAAAAACTGCTTGATATTGGATGTGGTTCCGGGATTTTGATGCTGATTGGGAAGAAATTAGGTGTAGAAAAGGTTGTTGGAATTGACATTGATGAGAAAGTAAATGATGTTGTGCTGGAAAATTTTT
The DNA window shown above is from Leptotrichia wadei and carries:
- a CDS encoding TIGR00282 family metallophosphoesterase, producing the protein MKFLIIGDVVGRPGRNTLFKYLEKRRQNYDFIIVNGENSAGGFGINVKIAKEMFERGVNVITLGNHSWDKREIYSYINEQKNLIRPINFTKEAPGNGYTIVEKNGVKVAVINAQCKVFMPPIACPFLAVEEVLPKIKEETDIIILDFHGEATSEKQAMGWNLTGRVSAVYGTHTHTQTADERILPGGTAYISDIGMTGGHDGILGMNRRESIQRFKDGMPTRYSVCEENLRINGIELEVNEKTGKAVSIKRVNMGYDEI
- the prmA gene encoding 50S ribosomal protein L11 methyltransferase; amino-acid sequence: MKWIKVRVDYFSDNLEETKAKLVNMFNEIGINQVEVIDYFSENELDYNANFSSKNDVWSIIGYVVDNRFANTKLNIIFNNLKEFTENENEFMYEIFTAKCNDEDWQDEWKKYFHTVNITDNIVIKPSWDEYEPSDNEIVVEIDPGLAFGTGTHETTSLCVEFLEKYAQNKKKLLDIGCGSGILMLIGKKLGVEKVVGIDIDEKVNDVVLENFSKNGINENFQVIIGNLVDDVNEKYDLVVSNILVDVLEKLLEDIEKILEKDATVIFSGILNEKEEAFLKKAKNYNLKQIDRKEKNNWVSLVFKYEN